A stretch of the Vidua chalybeata isolate OUT-0048 chromosome Z, bVidCha1 merged haplotype, whole genome shotgun sequence genome encodes the following:
- the LOC128782532 gene encoding uncharacterized protein LOC128782532 translates to MSLFKVMMSFGVKACLYLWSLGFFEVLIALWSLELFSYPEVAPVLSLIRSFCSRGALTRIFIGLGLAVILCKGLIKMLLSAPGMYNSWLWLCTKFVMGEEVFQPLLSFSSSELFTSLLGNVLSSLTAKDTIFLLFNLITFLYTVRSLYKMKAEISRGAGETSDLGVQPRVKNPEWCGKWEDMGKILKEFSDPVVWDFPSEHIQNPAEVAKYLKGKCQDNLKEKRIIAVSWALAYAYCTLLDTVGQQTEEGGQGDKPAAIPVTQAAANSPGSNPVVKPDCKPQPMAVATSTRSGKCTEKTDRPVDDNDEYDAGEGPSTPPDIKSGVKASGTRSEANIDSFSLKDLRGLRKDYRRQPDESIISWLVRLWDAAGEATILDGTEARHLGSLSHDPVIDQGMMRGASPQSLWEQVLDSVAQRYLCANDLYVQQTRWKTIEQGIQRLREMAVVEIIFSEDVTIRNPDLVPCTPVMWRKLVRLGPPEYASALPIMKREEVYETVLDMAKKLRAYADAVHGPTHARIAAVETRLQELEGKIEESRKKLREEIKEDLLQISAVQIRGPGTQRRRSFVGERRYTPRAELWFFLCESGENMRKWDRKPTAVLAQRIELKEGKKRKAAPVARSRTARYDDDMSDPLEGTSKTYAQGKKDNQA, encoded by the coding sequence atgtctctttttaaagttatgatgtCATTTGGAGTGAAAGCCTGCCTCTATTTGTGGTCATTAGGGTTCTTCGAAGTTTTGATTGCTTTAtggtccctggagttattttcttatccagaagtagctccggtattgtccctaatacgtagcttttgtagcagaggggCACTAACGAGAATATTtatcgggctgggcttggctgtaaTACTTTGCAAggggcttataaaaatgttgttatcggctccaggaatgtataactcgtggttgtggctgtgtactaaatttgttatgggggaggaggtttttcagcctttgctttccttttcctcctccgaattgtttacatctctattaggaaatgtcctgtcctccctgactgccaaggataccatctttctgttatttaatttaataacctttctctatactgtccgcagtttatataagatgaaggctgagatttctagaggggctggtgagacctctgatttaggagtacaaccaagggtgaaaaatcctgagtggtgcgggaaatgggaggatatgggcaaaattttaaaggagttttctgatcctgtagtttgggactttccatccgaacacatccagaacccagctgaggtggcgaagtatctgaaagggaaatgccaggataacctcaaggagaaaaggatcattgcagtgagctgggccctggcatatgcttattGTACTCTGCTcgatactgtagggcagcagacagaggaaggggggcagggagataaaccagcagcaatcccagtcactcaggctgcagccaacagcccaggttcGAACCCAGTAgttaaaccagactgtaagcctcaaccaatggccGTGGCTACTAGCACacgaagtggaaagtgcacagagaagactGATCGACCcgtggatgacaatgatgagtacgatgcaggagaaggaccctcaacacctcctgacataaaatcaggagtcaaagcaagtGGCACAAGATCAGAGGCTAatattgattccttctccctgaaggacctccgaggcctaaggaaggattatcgGCGACAGCCCGAcgaatctataattagttggctggtccgcctttgggatgcggcaggggaggctaccattctggatggcactgaagcgaggcatttggggtccctgtcacatgatcctgtcatcgaccaaggCATGATGAGGGGGGCTAGCCCTCAAAGCCTCTGGGAACAGGTCCTGGACAGcgtagcacaaagatatctgtgtgccAATGACCTCTATGTCCAGCAGACACGATGGAAGACCATAGAACAGGGGATCCAGCgcctgagggagatggcagtggtggagatcattttttcagaagacgtAACAATTAGGAATCCGGACCTTGTACCATGCACACCTGTAATGTGGCGGAAACTGGTGCGACTTGGGCCACCTGAATACGCTTCTGCTCTACCAATAATGAAGCGGGAGGAGGTATATGAGACTGTGcttgatatggcaaagaagcttcgGGCATATgcggatgctgtacatggcccgacccatgccagaattgcagctgtggagacacgactgcaggaattagaaggaaaaatagaggaaagccgcaagaaactcagggaagagattaaggaggacctcctccaaatctcagctgtgcaaattagaggccctggcacccaacgcagacgttcctttgttggggagagaaggtacaccccacgagctgagttgtggttcttcttgtgtgagtctggagaaaacatgaggaaatgggataggaAGCCTACTGCTGTTCTGGCACAACGAAttgaattgaaggaaggtaagaaaaggaaagcagccccagttgccCGTAGCCGAAcagccaggtatgatgatgacaTGTCTGACCCCCTTgagggaacctccaagacatatgcccaaggaaagaaggataaccaggcatag